One genomic region from Clarias gariepinus isolate MV-2021 ecotype Netherlands chromosome 20, CGAR_prim_01v2, whole genome shotgun sequence encodes:
- the si:ch211-63p21.2 gene encoding FH1/FH2 domain-containing protein 1 has product MKQFEYSEQNSSEQSWPSFVNHNPRLQLNTLDFSDLWDEEDLDLDVTDDDLFQRKIPSKQHLGHPLNPPSPPPAPPLASPPPPPPPPPPSPSLHVNPATLGSARRTLRLHWKELLSLQPLPRVSRFGSQSIWAALEPVHLDTNRLEYLFESKNSSNKTLSALQGGTRNQMCVSVLSVKRSNIITIALSSLPPPHLLPPAIHSMDSSVLDREDVQRLQSLVPSEEELKLIKEAKAHAPCCTLASAEQCLLTLGGVTHLSSRLQLWAFALDYDTLEKEIAEPLFHLKLAMEQLAANRTFHCILATVLAIGNFLNGCKARGFELSYLGKLSQVRDTHSRQPLLHHVCALLLQLYPQSSDLYSDITAVTRASKYDYSQVQSSFSALESLCKASWEQLHLLNKEDTKKGARRGEGDEQRGISEACLYLRLPKFLKECNERLKVLRAVHRRVINRFHSFLLYLGYSRAMVRETSPDAFCKTISDFALEYRATHHAILQQREREREREEKEEERIRKTSSPAPKTKAIESPAPDCMEQSMLEKVLNTPTSPSCFDLSLPRQRSRTPSTKGCFPRRLKW; this is encoded by the exons ATGAAACAGTTTGAATACTCTGAGCAGAATAGTTCTGAGCAGTCCTGGCCTTCTTTTGTCAATCACAACCCTCGGCTACAGCTCAACACTTTGGATTTTTCTGACTTATGGGATGAAGAAGATCTCGACCTGGATGTCACTGATGACGATCTTTTCCAAAGGAAGATACCATCCAAGCAACACCTAGGACACCCTTTAAATCCTCCATCACCTCCACCAGCACCGCCATTGGcttcccctcctcctcctcctcctccacctcctccttcaCCTTCTCTTCACGTTAATCCCGCAACGTTGGGATCGGCCCGTCGAACTCTGAGGCTTCACTGGAAGGAGTTGTTGAGTTTGCAGCCCCTGCCGAGAGTCAGCCGTTTTGGGTCACAGTCCATTTGGGCTGCTTTGGAACCGGTACATCTGGACACCAACAGACTAGAATATTTGTTTGAAAGCAAGAACAGCAGTAATAAGACTCTTTCTGCTCTGCAGGGCGGAACACGG AAtcagatgtgtgtgtctgtattgaGTGTGAAGCGGAGTAACATCATAACTATAGCCCTGAGCAGCCTGCCTCCTCCCCACTTGCTCCCTCCGGCTATCCACAGCATGGACTCCAGTGTTTTGGACAGGGAGGATGTACAG AGGCTTCAGTCTTTGGTCCCTTCTGAGGAAGAGCTGAAGTTGATTAAGGAGGCAAAAGCTCATGCACCGTGTTGTACTCTGGCAAGTGCAGAGCAGTGTCTCCTCACCTTGGGTGGCGTCACACACCTGAGCTCCAGGCTTCAACTCTGGGCTTTTGCACTAGATTATGATACGCTGGAAAAG GAAATTGCAGAGCCCCTCTTTCATCTCAAGCTGGCAATGGAGCAGCTGGCAGCCAATCGGACATTTCACTGTATACTTGCGACCGTACTCGCCATTGGTAACTTTCTTAATGGTTGTaag GCTCGAGGGTTTGAATTGAGTTACCTGGGGAAACTGTCGCAGGTTAGGGACACACATAGCCGGCAGCCTCTGCTGCACCACGTGTGTGCCTTACTCCTCCAGCTTTACCCACAGTCCTCGGACCTGTACTCTGACATCACTGCTGTCACCCGGGCCAGTAAG TATGATTACTCGCAAGTTCAGTCCAGTTTCTCTGCACTGGAGTCTCTTTGCAAAGCATCATGGGAGCAGCTGCATCTGCTGAATAAAGAAGACACGAAGAAGGGAGCAAGACGAGGTGAAGGGGACGAGCAGAGAGGAATAAGTGAGGCATGCCTCTACCTGAGATTGCCCAAATTTCTGAAAGAGTGCAACGAAAGGCTGAAGGTGCTTCGTGCTGTCCATCGGCGAGTAATCAACAg ATTTCACTCATTCCTCTTGTACCTGGGCTACTCACGCGCCATGGTGAGGGAGACTAGCCCAGATGCATTCTGCAAAACCATTAGCGACTTTGCTTTGGAGTACAGAGCTACTCATCATGCCATTCTtcagcagagagagagggaacgaGAACGGGAGGAAAAAGAGGAGGAAAGGATACGAAAAACTTCCTCTCCTGCACCAAAAACAAAGGCTATAGAAAGCCCAGCTCCA GATTGCATGGAGCAGTCAATGCTAGAAAAGGTGCTAAATACACCTACATCACCCTCTTGCTTTGACCTCAGTCTCCCACGTCAGCGCAGCAGGACACCAAGCACCAAAG gttgcTTTCCACGAAGACTAAAATGGTAA